A DNA window from Candidatus Omnitrophota bacterium contains the following coding sequences:
- a CDS encoding zinc ABC transporter substrate-binding protein has protein sequence MKRILTVLGIAMFTMTPVVQAKPLRVVATLSTFADLAQTVGGEHVKVSYIASPKFNPHFIEPRPSDVLKVKKAGLFIHAGLDLEMWRWPLVDAAGNGAVRPGGERELDLSRGISLIEIPTSAVSRSQGDIHIYGNPHYWVAPANAGIMAQTIADKLTEIDPANEADYQAAASAFVQKLNAAIVRWRQEIAPLQGKEAVAYHNEWPYLTNFAGLRVDYFLEPKPGIPPTPKHVQFLENYMRQKGIHVILQSNSSPNAASRKLAEATGARLVTLCHNVGGLPGCDDYFAMMDYNLNQLTEVFEN, from the coding sequence ATGAAAAGAATTCTGACGGTTCTAGGTATCGCAATGTTTACGATGACCCCCGTGGTTCAAGCCAAACCCTTGCGTGTGGTGGCGACACTCTCCACCTTTGCGGATTTGGCTCAGACCGTGGGCGGAGAGCATGTGAAGGTTTCTTATATAGCTTCTCCAAAATTCAACCCGCACTTTATCGAACCCCGGCCCAGCGATGTGCTCAAGGTCAAGAAGGCCGGACTTTTCATTCATGCGGGCCTGGATCTGGAGATGTGGCGGTGGCCTTTGGTGGATGCGGCAGGCAACGGAGCGGTGCGGCCCGGAGGGGAGAGGGAACTGGATCTTTCCCGGGGGATTTCACTCATCGAGATCCCCACTAGCGCAGTCAGCCGGTCCCAGGGCGATATCCATATCTACGGCAATCCGCATTATTGGGTGGCGCCGGCGAACGCCGGAATCATGGCTCAGACAATTGCGGACAAGTTGACGGAGATCGATCCTGCGAATGAGGCGGACTACCAGGCGGCGGCGAGTGCTTTTGTGCAGAAACTCAACGCGGCGATTGTGCGCTGGCGGCAAGAAATCGCGCCTTTGCAAGGGAAGGAGGCGGTGGCCTATCACAACGAGTGGCCTTACTTGACAAACTTTGCGGGTCTTCGCGTGGACTATTTTCTGGAACCCAAGCCCGGGATTCCGCCCACTCCAAAGCATGTCCAGTTCCTGGAAAACTATATGCGCCAAAAGGGAATTCACGTGATTCTACAGTCCAATTCTTCGCCTAACGCGGCCTCCCGGAAACTTGCTGAAGCTACCGGAGCGCGCCTCGTGACGCTCTGCCATAATGTGGGCGGGCTTCCCGGTTGCGACGACTATTTTGCGATGATGGATTACAACCTGAATCAGCTCACGGAGGTTTTTGAAAACTAA
- a CDS encoding circularly permuted type 2 ATP-grasp protein, which produces MGPVINPLYDSIAIENSAQMREAQRQVNEEMIRRDCLFDGKPLPHFLKPYFLSEKQTELLGDMSACLIGVLEKITKIYFERPELQSKFGLSPLAAELMEIHPGYSRNIVISRPDAFLDGEDLQFIEFNCDSPAGAVFTDLEEEIFLNAFPMTELGKQVDWVRFSRTEAVVDALLDCYMDFGGRREHPSIAIVDWRDVKTQGEFKLLQNYLNQEGYEAVIADPRDLVYKQGELYAGGVRIDLVYRRVIFNELMESIYEVQDFIRAYRDKKVCVVNPLRSRLAANKAMLSLLTNNAYDHFFTDKENEAKKKYIAWTRRLVDAEHFYGGRKKLVIDLVLNHQEDMVLKPADGYGGKNVFIGRETSKEEWRRLAEKALDAEEEWVVQEYVPIPEQTVPVIEGNAVKLVKKKVNINPYVFNGRYAGAIARLSDDSVINVSAGGGLVPAITYAEREET; this is translated from the coding sequence ATGGGCCCCGTGATCAACCCGCTCTACGACTCCATTGCGATTGAGAACTCCGCCCAAATGAGGGAGGCTCAACGCCAAGTCAACGAAGAGATGATTCGCCGCGATTGTCTCTTTGACGGCAAACCCCTGCCGCACTTCCTTAAACCGTATTTTCTCTCCGAAAAGCAAACGGAGCTTCTGGGGGATATGTCCGCGTGTCTTATCGGCGTTTTGGAGAAGATCACCAAGATCTACTTTGAGCGTCCGGAGCTGCAATCCAAGTTCGGCCTCAGTCCTTTGGCCGCGGAACTCATGGAGATCCACCCGGGCTATTCCAGGAACATTGTGATCTCCAGGCCGGATGCCTTTCTGGACGGGGAGGACCTGCAGTTTATCGAGTTCAACTGCGACAGTCCGGCCGGGGCGGTGTTCACGGACCTGGAAGAGGAAATCTTTCTCAATGCCTTCCCGATGACAGAGTTGGGTAAGCAGGTGGATTGGGTGCGCTTCAGCCGCACAGAGGCTGTGGTCGACGCACTCTTGGATTGCTATATGGATTTCGGCGGACGGCGTGAGCACCCGAGCATTGCCATTGTGGATTGGAGAGATGTGAAGACCCAGGGGGAGTTCAAGCTTCTCCAAAATTACCTCAATCAGGAAGGTTACGAGGCCGTGATTGCGGACCCCAGGGATTTGGTCTACAAGCAGGGGGAGCTTTATGCCGGAGGCGTGCGCATTGACTTGGTCTACCGGCGTGTGATTTTTAATGAACTCATGGAGAGCATTTACGAGGTCCAAGACTTTATCCGCGCCTATCGCGATAAAAAGGTTTGTGTGGTGAATCCTCTGCGTTCGCGGCTTGCGGCCAACAAGGCCATGCTCTCTCTTCTCACCAATAACGCTTATGACCATTTCTTCACCGACAAAGAAAATGAGGCTAAGAAGAAGTATATTGCCTGGACGCGCCGGCTGGTCGACGCCGAGCACTTTTACGGGGGGCGGAAGAAACTGGTGATCGATCTGGTGTTGAATCACCAGGAGGATATGGTGCTCAAGCCGGCCGACGGCTATGGCGGCAAGAATGTTTTCATCGGAAGAGAGACCTCCAAAGAAGAATGGCGGAGGCTTGCGGAAAAGGCGTTGGATGCTGAGGAGGAGTGGGTGGTTCAGGAATACGTGCCTATTCCCGAGCAGACTGTGCCGGTGATCGAAGGCAATGCCGTCAAGCTGGTGAAGAAGAAGGTGAATATCAATCCCTATGTTTTTAACGGTCGTTATGCGGGCGCCATTGCCCGCCTGTCCGACGACTCGGTCATCAATGTGAGTGCCGGCGGCGGATTGGTGCCGGCCATTACCTATGCGGAGAGAGAAGAGACTTGA
- a CDS encoding amidohydrolase family protein → MIIDVHNHIGRSGDGCESRLEDLFRAMEAGGVDRTVLFPVDDKAEGAGYRSANDRVLEAAQQHPGKIIPFCRVKPAEGEPALQELRRCAERGHRGVKLHPRSDEFSPGQAHGVLELAQELGLRVVIHTEKEENCRPDEWRPFFEEFQGIHFLITHGGKGTYRTLHEVIGHLRNVWVDTSVLSMFRTSFIMQHLGLDRIVYGTDFPYSHPLLETKKHELILSEADDRDRVFYRNALDFLGEVKGAFLL, encoded by the coding sequence TTGATCATTGACGTGCACAATCACATCGGGCGAAGCGGGGACGGCTGCGAATCCCGTTTGGAAGATTTGTTTAGGGCCATGGAAGCGGGCGGAGTCGACCGGACCGTGCTCTTTCCCGTTGACGACAAAGCTGAAGGGGCGGGCTACCGGAGCGCGAATGACCGGGTTTTGGAAGCCGCGCAGCAGCATCCGGGGAAGATCATTCCCTTCTGCCGCGTGAAGCCCGCAGAGGGAGAACCGGCTCTGCAAGAGCTGCGGCGCTGCGCAGAGCGGGGCCACCGGGGTGTGAAGCTGCACCCGCGCTCCGACGAATTCAGCCCCGGACAGGCGCACGGCGTTCTGGAACTTGCCCAGGAGCTTGGGCTCCGCGTTGTGATCCATACCGAAAAAGAAGAGAACTGCCGGCCGGATGAGTGGCGTCCGTTCTTTGAAGAATTCCAGGGCATCCATTTTCTTATCACGCACGGCGGTAAAGGGACCTACCGGACGCTGCACGAAGTGATCGGCCATTTGCGGAATGTCTGGGTGGATACGAGCGTGCTTTCCATGTTTCGCACCAGCTTCATTATGCAGCATTTGGGTTTGGACCGGATCGTCTACGGCACGGACTTTCCCTATTCCCACCCTTTATTGGAAACAAAGAAGCACGAACTCATCCTGAGCGAAGCGGATGACCGGGACAGGGTGTTCTACCGGAATGCCTTGGATTTCCTGGGCGAGGTGAAAGGCGCTTTCTTGCTCTGA
- the tmk gene encoding dTMP kinase, which produces MAEAPRQQRHPYPGRLIIVEGIDGSGKSTQLQLMARWLEAQRHTVFFTEWNSSKLVKETTRKGKKSKTLTPLTFSLLHATDFADRLFYNILPPLKAGMIVLADRYMYTAFARDVARGCDRDWVRKLYSFAIKPDLALYFRVPVEISLGRILSGREAIKYYEAGMDLNMGDDPVESFVNFQTKILAEYDRVVDECEMHVIDASADIDEQQDIVRKTVVEMLQDYESGKRNG; this is translated from the coding sequence ATGGCAGAAGCCCCGCGACAGCAGAGACACCCCTATCCGGGAAGACTTATTATCGTTGAAGGTATCGACGGCTCCGGCAAGAGCACCCAGCTGCAACTTATGGCTCGCTGGCTTGAGGCGCAGAGACACACTGTTTTCTTTACAGAGTGGAACTCCTCGAAGCTGGTCAAGGAAACCACTCGTAAAGGCAAGAAATCCAAGACGCTGACTCCTCTCACATTCAGTTTGCTTCACGCAACGGACTTTGCAGACCGTCTTTTCTACAATATTCTCCCTCCACTCAAGGCCGGAATGATTGTTTTGGCTGACCGCTATATGTACACGGCCTTTGCGCGCGATGTGGCACGCGGCTGTGACCGGGATTGGGTTCGCAAGCTTTACAGTTTTGCCATCAAACCCGACCTGGCTTTGTACTTCCGGGTTCCTGTGGAAATTTCTTTGGGACGTATTCTTTCGGGACGGGAGGCAATCAAGTATTACGAAGCGGGCATGGACCTTAACATGGGGGATGATCCGGTAGAAAGTTTTGTTAATTTCCAGACCAAGATCCTGGCAGAGTACGACCGTGTGGTTGACGAGTGCGAGATGCATGTGATTGACGCCTCTGCGGATATTGATGAGCAGCAGGATATTGTGCGTAAGACGGTTGTTGAAATGCTGCAAGACTACGAATCGGGGAAGCGGAATGGGTAA
- a CDS encoding cation:proton antiporter, with the protein MDQVPLFTDLFLVLGLATLVAVVLERFRLPTIIGFLLAGLAMGPHGFGLLPDVDRIHHVAELGVALLMLTIGLELSFDRLKGMGRVAVLGGGLQLVLSNLIGMGFAYWKGWPLFQGFLLGSMIALSSTAIVLKYLIDRGETDAVHGRMAVAILIFQDLAIVPLMILAGAGSGNGGIFEELLTPIAKALVFLLAIILASKYVLPWVLRQVALHRSREIFFLSGVALCLVTMWAGEKMGLSIAIGAFFAGLMFANSDYSHQLLGDITPFRHLFVSFFFVSLGILFDIHFALENIWLILRVVGLVLLVNFVLMSVLLTVLGYAPRIALTVGIILSQVGEFSFLFLETARSSGAVGPRLYQVLISCAFITMCMTPILFAMVTPISRFAQRRPRMGLPPTQWGPDQGVSGALREHIILCGFGPTGQDMSSAFQEEKIPFVLVEMNPRQIAKARERRVRVIYGDAANREVMHKAGIERAKAVVVSFGDPVGMAQMIRVVEALNPGILLVVRTRFERDAARLYGLGADIVIVEEWEASFELHRTVLAALQVPPEHINRHLERIRTRKELIVEDSILNTESN; encoded by the coding sequence ATGGATCAAGTTCCTCTTTTCACAGATCTCTTCCTGGTTCTCGGCCTCGCCACTCTGGTGGCCGTGGTTCTTGAGCGTTTTCGTCTCCCCACGATCATAGGTTTTCTGTTAGCCGGTCTGGCAATGGGTCCGCACGGCTTTGGTTTGCTCCCGGATGTAGACCGCATTCACCATGTGGCGGAGTTGGGGGTGGCTTTACTCATGCTCACAATCGGGCTGGAGCTTTCCTTTGATCGTTTGAAAGGGATGGGCCGCGTCGCAGTCTTGGGCGGAGGCCTGCAACTGGTGCTTTCCAACTTGATCGGCATGGGCTTTGCCTATTGGAAAGGGTGGCCGCTCTTCCAGGGGTTCCTCCTTGGGTCGATGATTGCGCTCAGCTCTACGGCCATTGTTCTCAAATACTTGATTGACCGCGGTGAGACAGATGCAGTCCACGGGCGCATGGCAGTGGCTATTCTTATCTTTCAAGACCTGGCCATTGTTCCGCTCATGATCCTGGCCGGAGCCGGGTCAGGAAACGGGGGTATTTTTGAGGAACTGCTCACACCGATTGCCAAGGCCCTGGTATTTTTGCTTGCGATTATCTTGGCCTCGAAATATGTGTTGCCGTGGGTTTTGAGGCAAGTCGCCCTGCATCGAAGCCGGGAAATATTCTTTTTGTCCGGCGTGGCCCTTTGTTTGGTCACTATGTGGGCCGGGGAAAAGATGGGCTTGTCGATTGCGATCGGAGCCTTCTTTGCCGGACTGATGTTTGCGAACAGTGATTACAGCCATCAGCTCCTGGGCGATATCACACCCTTCAGGCATCTCTTTGTCAGTTTCTTTTTCGTGTCACTCGGCATCCTTTTTGATATCCACTTTGCCTTGGAAAATATCTGGTTGATCCTGCGTGTGGTCGGGCTTGTGCTCCTGGTCAACTTTGTGCTCATGAGTGTCTTGCTCACGGTTTTGGGTTACGCTCCGAGAATAGCGTTGACTGTCGGCATTATTCTGTCGCAGGTTGGGGAGTTTTCTTTCCTTTTTCTGGAAACGGCGCGTTCATCGGGCGCTGTGGGCCCGAGGCTCTACCAGGTGCTTATCTCTTGCGCTTTTATTACCATGTGCATGACCCCGATCCTGTTCGCAATGGTGACTCCGATTTCACGTTTTGCTCAACGCCGCCCCCGGATGGGACTGCCCCCGACTCAGTGGGGACCTGACCAGGGAGTCTCGGGCGCGCTGCGGGAGCACATCATTCTTTGCGGGTTTGGACCCACAGGCCAGGACATGAGTTCCGCCTTTCAGGAAGAGAAGATTCCCTTTGTCTTGGTCGAGATGAATCCGCGGCAGATTGCCAAGGCCCGCGAACGGCGCGTGCGTGTGATTTACGGGGATGCGGCCAACCGTGAGGTTATGCACAAGGCCGGGATTGAGCGCGCCAAGGCCGTGGTCGTGAGTTTTGGGGATCCGGTGGGAATGGCGCAGATGATCCGGGTGGTAGAGGCCCTGAACCCTGGAATCTTGTTAGTGGTACGGACTCGTTTCGAACGCGATGCGGCGCGTCTGTACGGATTGGGAGCGGACATTGTGATTGTGGAGGAATGGGAGGCGAGTTTTGAGTTGCACCGGACGGTCTTGGCGGCTCTGCAAGTGCCTCCCGAACACATTAACCGGCATTTGGAGCGCATCCGCACACGAAAAGAGCTAATTGTCGAGGATTCTATCCTGAACACCGAGAGCAACTAG
- a CDS encoding CHAD domain-containing protein — MSGFLRREELELKLDADEKAFEALLSLLENDYQFKQGVRREEQIRDIYLDTRDWWFYRAGAALRVRQSKSGLQIFLKALTEAKSGVAQRAEIEEVQAPIRKVLNTLPPGAIRAYLKQCGAPLRLKPLFRIQTQRTCATARRGEDHELALSIDHTRIFRLNGKRPVLTDTFREVEIEHWNGPVHVTETILRELCEKTSIPASAGSKFNRSLQALELKPPAPAVPLRPTARHQDRLIDLAYRVLAAHFQFMRANEPGARLGLDPEFVHDMRVAIRRMRAAWVTFGDALPASKVISFDNTLKWIAEALGRVRDYDNHLEMISRYLYTAQEDGDAVGQYQARLMEKREIVRQEMLEVLDSARYQSFLANLTAFLEQGPAQRPRAPLACTPASEAAVKLLEGQYNKVLRWGKKALQNGNPGDWHKLRLACKQLRYTSEWFSGIYGKGFDKFILRLSSLQTLLGNHRDTHLAAELLRKSAFDTDAKEPTSPELLLAFGRMIEQQHRKIQSLEAKLPAQWKRFQSKKAPFTSPRKSKAFR, encoded by the coding sequence ATGAGCGGATTTCTGCGAAGAGAAGAATTGGAACTCAAGCTGGACGCGGACGAAAAGGCCTTTGAGGCCTTGCTCTCTCTGCTGGAAAACGACTACCAATTCAAACAAGGTGTGCGCAGGGAGGAACAAATCCGCGATATCTATCTGGATACCCGGGATTGGTGGTTTTACCGGGCCGGAGCCGCGCTTCGCGTGCGTCAAAGCAAATCCGGCCTGCAGATTTTTCTCAAGGCTCTGACTGAGGCCAAGAGCGGGGTGGCCCAACGCGCTGAAATCGAAGAAGTGCAGGCCCCGATTCGCAAAGTCCTCAACACACTTCCGCCGGGAGCGATCCGCGCCTACCTCAAGCAATGCGGGGCCCCGCTGCGGCTCAAACCCCTGTTTAGAATCCAGACCCAGCGCACCTGTGCCACAGCGCGCCGCGGAGAAGACCATGAGTTGGCCCTCTCCATTGATCACACACGCATTTTCCGTCTCAACGGGAAACGCCCGGTCCTGACAGACACATTTAGGGAAGTTGAAATCGAGCACTGGAACGGGCCGGTCCATGTCACGGAAACAATCCTGCGCGAGCTGTGCGAGAAGACTTCGATCCCCGCCTCTGCCGGCAGCAAGTTCAACCGGAGCCTTCAGGCCTTGGAGCTCAAGCCCCCGGCGCCGGCAGTGCCGCTGCGGCCCACGGCAAGGCACCAAGACCGCCTCATTGATTTGGCTTACCGGGTCCTGGCCGCGCATTTTCAGTTCATGCGGGCCAACGAGCCCGGCGCCCGCTTGGGCTTGGATCCCGAATTTGTGCATGACATGCGCGTGGCGATCCGCCGGATGCGCGCTGCATGGGTCACCTTTGGAGACGCGCTTCCGGCCTCCAAAGTCATCAGTTTCGACAACACACTCAAATGGATAGCGGAAGCCCTGGGCCGGGTGCGGGATTATGATAATCACTTGGAAATGATTTCCAGGTATCTCTACACCGCCCAGGAGGACGGGGATGCGGTGGGACAGTATCAGGCCCGGCTCATGGAGAAACGTGAAATCGTCCGGCAAGAGATGTTGGAGGTTCTGGATTCCGCGCGTTACCAGAGCTTCCTCGCAAACCTCACAGCCTTTCTTGAGCAGGGTCCTGCTCAGCGGCCCCGAGCCCCTTTGGCATGCACCCCCGCCTCCGAGGCCGCGGTTAAACTCCTGGAAGGGCAATACAACAAAGTCCTACGCTGGGGCAAAAAGGCCCTGCAAAACGGGAACCCAGGCGATTGGCATAAACTGCGCCTCGCCTGCAAACAACTGCGTTATACGAGCGAGTGGTTCAGCGGAATCTATGGGAAGGGATTTGACAAGTTCATTCTGCGTCTGAGCTCCCTGCAAACACTGCTCGGAAATCATCGCGACACGCATCTTGCGGCAGAGCTATTAAGGAAAAGCGCTTTCGACACAGATGCGAAGGAGCCCACTTCCCCCGAACTCCTTTTGGCTTTCGGCCGGATGATCGAGCAGCAGCACCGCAAAATACAATCTCTGGAGGCTAAGCTCCCCGCGCAGTGGAAACGTTTTCAGAGCAAGAAAGCGCCTTTCACCTCGCCCAGGAAATCCAAGGCATTCCGGTAG
- the sixA gene encoding phosphohistidine phosphatase SixA has translation MRLLLMRHATAVPRGILKPGQDAARPLTEQGRQEARAVANGLQRIELKIDLILSSPWLRAKETAENVLDVYKGVPELCLCEAMQGDASPQETFNALRAYVEFGIILLVGHEPHLSRLLAELVTQRADLDAVFKKAGVACADSHTRPPQAGSGVLRWLMTRKQLELIGK, from the coding sequence TTGAGACTTTTATTAATGCGCCATGCCACGGCGGTTCCCCGGGGGATTTTGAAACCTGGCCAGGATGCGGCGCGGCCCCTGACTGAGCAGGGGCGCCAAGAAGCCCGGGCCGTAGCTAATGGGTTGCAGAGAATAGAGTTAAAGATCGATCTGATTTTGAGCAGTCCATGGTTGAGAGCAAAGGAAACCGCCGAGAATGTTCTCGACGTATACAAAGGGGTGCCGGAGCTGTGTCTGTGCGAGGCCATGCAGGGGGATGCGAGCCCGCAAGAAACTTTCAATGCTCTGAGAGCCTACGTTGAATTTGGGATTATTCTGCTTGTAGGCCATGAGCCACACCTGAGCCGGCTCTTGGCTGAGCTAGTGACCCAGCGCGCCGACTTGGATGCGGTGTTCAAAAAGGCCGGAGTGGCATGCGCGGACTCCCACACGCGTCCTCCCCAGGCAGGCTCAGGTGTGTTACGCTGGCTGATGACCCGCAAGCAACTGGAATTGATCGGCAAGTAG
- a CDS encoding metal ABC transporter permease, which produces MEFLQLMAAPFLACLVLTGIHAYLGLHVIEREVIFVDLALAQVAAFGATVGYLWGFGLHSSQGYLTALGFTMAGAAVFAFTRTRKPVVPQEALIGIVYAVAAAASILVLSRAPEGGEELKSLMVGHLLFVRWPEILKVFLLYSAIGFLHWRLRRPFLEISQDVEAAFARGMRVRLWDFLFYATFGFVVTSSVELGGVLVVFSFLIVPAVCGVLLVRSVLARLVVGWMCGTLTSAAGIVASYVWDLPTGASVVCCFGICLILCALFAGVRGRPSH; this is translated from the coding sequence ATGGAATTTTTGCAACTGATGGCGGCTCCGTTCCTGGCCTGTCTGGTTCTAACCGGCATCCATGCCTACTTAGGCTTGCATGTGATCGAGCGCGAGGTTATTTTTGTGGATTTGGCTTTGGCTCAGGTCGCGGCCTTTGGGGCAACCGTGGGGTATCTCTGGGGATTCGGGTTGCACTCCTCTCAGGGCTATCTCACGGCCCTGGGCTTCACAATGGCGGGGGCAGCGGTCTTTGCCTTTACGCGGACCCGCAAACCCGTGGTTCCGCAGGAGGCGCTTATCGGGATTGTCTACGCGGTGGCGGCTGCAGCCTCCATTCTGGTCCTGAGCCGGGCCCCTGAAGGCGGGGAGGAACTTAAATCCCTCATGGTGGGGCATCTCTTATTTGTCCGGTGGCCGGAGATTCTTAAGGTGTTTCTTCTTTACAGCGCGATCGGGTTCCTGCACTGGCGTTTGCGCAGGCCTTTCTTGGAGATCTCTCAAGATGTCGAGGCTGCCTTTGCCAGGGGAATGCGGGTGAGGCTGTGGGATTTCCTTTTCTATGCGACCTTCGGTTTTGTGGTTACCAGCTCCGTGGAGCTGGGAGGTGTGCTGGTGGTCTTCTCCTTCCTGATTGTGCCTGCGGTGTGCGGAGTCCTGCTGGTCCGGAGTGTTCTGGCGCGTCTGGTGGTGGGTTGGATGTGCGGGACGCTCACGAGTGCGGCGGGAATCGTGGCCAGCTACGTGTGGGATTTGCCTACGGGGGCCAGTGTTGTTTGTTGTTTCGGGATTTGCCTGATTCTTTGTGCTCTCTTTGCGGGGGTGCGGGGCCGCCCTTCTCATTGA
- a CDS encoding thymidylate kinase produces MGKVKFLGEGIPYLDSSSLNLKGKLIIIEGTDGVGRTSQVEKLRNHLEIQGYGVVETGWTRSNLMSKLIELAKEGNSLTRETFSMLYATDFADRLENQVIPALRSGFVVISDRYVYTAFARHGARGGNREWIRDVYGFSLVPDIVLYLKVDAKTLIPRVIKASGMNFWESGMDMRMGEDLYDSFCVYQEKLIKEYDAMAEEYGFEVVEARDRSIGQIHEDICGRIEPILRRSRGVDLAKLQQK; encoded by the coding sequence ATGGGTAAAGTCAAATTTCTGGGAGAGGGAATACCGTATCTGGATTCATCCTCACTCAACCTGAAGGGCAAGCTGATTATTATTGAGGGGACTGATGGAGTGGGCCGGACCAGCCAGGTCGAAAAGCTGCGCAATCACCTGGAGATTCAGGGCTATGGGGTTGTGGAGACGGGCTGGACCCGCTCCAACCTGATGTCCAAACTTATCGAGCTGGCCAAAGAGGGAAATTCGCTGACACGGGAAACTTTTAGCATGCTTTATGCCACGGATTTTGCGGATCGCCTGGAAAATCAGGTGATCCCGGCTCTTCGCAGCGGTTTTGTGGTGATTTCGGATCGCTATGTTTACACTGCCTTTGCGCGTCACGGCGCCCGCGGGGGCAATCGCGAATGGATACGGGATGTTTACGGATTTTCACTGGTGCCGGACATCGTTCTTTATCTGAAGGTCGACGCAAAGACGCTTATCCCCCGAGTTATCAAGGCCTCGGGTATGAATTTTTGGGAATCCGGTATGGACATGCGCATGGGGGAGGATCTGTACGACAGTTTTTGTGTTTACCAGGAAAAACTGATCAAAGAGTACGATGCCATGGCTGAAGAATACGGTTTTGAAGTTGTGGAAGCCCGCGACAGGTCCATTGGGCAGATCCACGAGGATATTTGCGGCCGGATCGAGCCGATTCTAAGGCGCTCCCGCGGCGTGGATCTCGCCAAGCTGCAGCAAAAATGA